One Brachybacterium kimchii genomic window carries:
- the qcrC gene encoding cytochrome bc1 complex diheme cytochrome c subunit yields the protein MKALAARRHHPLAFVAILLLALVATGGLYAAFQPRSAQAESYTQDDVDKGEDLFLANCASCHGTNAQGMQDDSGNTLGPSLIGVGAAAVDFQVGTGRMPMQNSGAQAWRKPPQMNDEQTRQLAAYVASLGPGPSVPDEEALDSKDADLENGGNIFRVNCAMCHNAAGAGGALTRGKFAPSLSGVESKHIYEAMETGPQNMPVFNDDNISASDKRDVVAYLKALDEQGSPGGISLGSFGPVTEGLYAWTIVLSLLVGCAVWLGAKAK from the coding sequence GTGAAGGCACTCGCAGCGCGTCGACACCACCCGCTGGCGTTCGTCGCGATCCTGCTGCTCGCGCTCGTCGCGACCGGCGGCCTGTACGCCGCGTTCCAGCCGCGCAGCGCCCAGGCCGAGTCGTACACCCAGGACGACGTCGACAAAGGCGAAGATCTGTTCCTGGCCAACTGCGCGAGCTGCCACGGCACCAACGCGCAGGGCATGCAGGACGACTCGGGCAACACGCTCGGCCCGTCGCTGATCGGCGTCGGCGCAGCCGCGGTCGACTTCCAGGTCGGCACCGGCCGCATGCCGATGCAGAACTCCGGTGCGCAGGCGTGGCGCAAGCCCCCGCAGATGAACGACGAGCAGACCCGTCAGCTCGCGGCCTACGTCGCCTCCCTCGGCCCCGGCCCGTCGGTCCCCGACGAGGAGGCGCTCGACTCGAAGGACGCCGACCTCGAGAACGGCGGCAACATCTTCCGCGTGAACTGCGCCATGTGCCACAACGCGGCCGGCGCCGGCGGCGCCCTGACCCGCGGCAAGTTCGCGCCGTCGCTCAGCGGCGTCGAGTCGAAGCACATCTACGAGGCCATGGAGACCGGCCCGCAGAACATGCCCGTCTTCAACGACGACAACATCTCCGCCTCCGACAAGCGCGACGTCGTCGCCTACCTCAAGGCGCTCGATGAGCAGGGCTCCCCCGGCGGCATCTCGCTGGGCTCCTTCGGTCCCGTGACCGAGGGCCTGTACGCCTGGACCATCGTGCTCTCCCTCCTCGTCGGCTGCGCCGTGTGGCTGGGGGCGAAGGCGAAGTGA
- the qcrA gene encoding cytochrome bc1 complex Rieske iron-sulfur subunit, producing the protein MSDHVNENRESEARSSSVSTIAPKEGGGFPNPGLPPHVHRQADENPRAAKRAERMVAAMFVLSVLGTVLFVASYFIFTPLGTNLLGTPGTLHAVHWSNLFTGLGLAVAVFFIGAAAVHWAKTLMPDEEWVEERHHIEGSDETREVAASIITDGLEESGVGRRPVIVTAMVAALTALPIAVLAPLSTFGPLPGNKLHHTFWKKGLRITRDTDGTPVKASEVAMNSIFHVMPEGLTEDMEDYLEQRAKAAAVLIRIDPALGQNQDSLDHGYQGILAFSKICTHVGCPVALYEQQTHHMLCPCHQSTFDVTDGAKVIFGPAHRPLPQLPIEVDAEGYLVAGGDFPEPIGPSFWNLHKDK; encoded by the coding sequence GTGAGCGACCACGTGAACGAGAACCGCGAGTCGGAGGCACGGTCCTCCTCGGTGAGCACGATCGCTCCCAAGGAGGGCGGCGGCTTCCCGAACCCCGGGCTCCCTCCCCACGTCCACCGCCAGGCCGACGAGAACCCGCGGGCCGCGAAGCGCGCCGAGCGCATGGTCGCCGCGATGTTCGTGCTCTCCGTCCTGGGCACCGTCCTGTTCGTCGCCAGCTACTTCATCTTCACGCCGCTGGGGACGAACCTGCTGGGCACGCCGGGCACGCTGCACGCGGTGCACTGGTCCAACCTGTTCACCGGCCTCGGCCTCGCGGTCGCCGTGTTCTTCATCGGCGCGGCCGCGGTGCACTGGGCCAAGACCCTCATGCCCGATGAGGAATGGGTCGAGGAGCGTCACCACATCGAGGGCTCTGACGAGACCCGTGAGGTCGCCGCGTCGATCATCACCGACGGCCTCGAGGAGTCCGGCGTCGGGCGTCGCCCCGTGATCGTGACGGCCATGGTCGCCGCGCTCACCGCTCTGCCGATCGCGGTGCTCGCGCCCCTGTCGACCTTCGGCCCCCTCCCGGGCAACAAGCTGCACCACACGTTCTGGAAGAAGGGTCTGCGGATCACCCGCGACACCGACGGGACCCCGGTGAAGGCCTCCGAGGTCGCCATGAACTCGATCTTCCACGTCATGCCCGAGGGCCTGACCGAGGACATGGAGGACTACCTCGAGCAGCGCGCGAAGGCGGCTGCGGTGCTCATCCGCATCGACCCGGCGCTGGGGCAGAACCAGGACAGCCTGGACCACGGGTACCAGGGCATCCTCGCCTTCTCGAAGATCTGCACCCATGTGGGCTGCCCGGTCGCGCTGTACGAGCAGCAGACGCATCACATGCTGTGCCCGTGCCATCAGTCGACGTTCGACGTCACCGACGGCGCGAAGGTGATCTTCGGCCCCGCGCACCGCCCGCTCCCGCAGCTCCCCATCGAAGTCGACGCCGAGGGCTACCTCGTCGCCGGCGGCGACTTCCCCGAGCCCATCGGTCCCAGCTTCTGGAACCTGCACAAGGACAAGTGA
- the qcrB gene encoding cytochrome bc1 complex cytochrome b subunit, producing MATTTPTRPRTEAPADSGSEGRMLKLGAVGGDWLDRRVSGAGLVRFFGRKIFPDHWSFMFGEVALYSFVILLISGTYLTMFFVPSMDEVVYNGIYAPLQGAHVSKAYESTLHISFEVKGGLLFRQMHHWSCLVFMVAIFVHMFRVFFTGAFRKPRELNWLVGFALMVLGMVAGFTGYSLPDDVLSGNGLRVVDGLMKGIPIVGTYISMLLFGGEFPGHDIIPRFFTIHILLVPAAILGLIAIHMVMLVLHKHTQYPGPGRTERNVVGFPVFPVYAAKAGGFFFLVFGIITLISATTAINSIWVYGPYDPSPVSAGSQPDWYMLWTDGGLRLIPGWEFTVFGYTVSLNILLPMVVYGGLLAFLALYPFIESWVTGDDREHHLLDLPYNAPVRTGIGVAWITEYLILAMAATNDLIAVKLHLSINDLTWTFRIAFFLAPVIVFYITKRLCLAMQRQKRDLALHGEETSKVVRMENGEMIEIHEPLNEFDRWVLVQHDDYRPLKAGKGVSSLRAAATSFFFKDQLAPVTPTELREALEHAGHERHKIDELTGGDYRTPDVRSH from the coding sequence ATGGCGACCACGACTCCCACCCGTCCTCGCACGGAGGCCCCCGCGGACTCCGGCTCCGAGGGCCGCATGCTCAAGCTCGGCGCCGTCGGCGGCGACTGGCTGGACCGCCGCGTCTCCGGCGCGGGCCTGGTCCGGTTCTTCGGGCGCAAGATCTTCCCGGACCACTGGTCCTTCATGTTCGGCGAGGTCGCGCTGTACAGCTTCGTGATCCTGCTGATCTCGGGCACGTACCTCACGATGTTCTTCGTCCCCTCGATGGATGAGGTCGTCTACAACGGCATCTACGCGCCCCTCCAGGGCGCCCACGTGTCGAAGGCCTACGAGTCCACGCTGCACATCTCGTTCGAGGTCAAGGGCGGACTGCTGTTCCGGCAGATGCACCACTGGTCCTGCCTAGTGTTCATGGTCGCGATCTTCGTGCACATGTTCCGCGTGTTCTTCACCGGCGCGTTCCGCAAGCCCCGCGAGCTCAACTGGCTCGTCGGCTTCGCCCTCATGGTGCTGGGCATGGTCGCCGGCTTCACCGGCTACTCCCTCCCGGACGACGTCCTCTCGGGCAACGGCCTGCGCGTGGTCGACGGCCTCATGAAGGGCATCCCGATCGTCGGCACCTACATCTCGATGCTGCTGTTCGGCGGGGAGTTCCCCGGGCACGACATCATCCCGAGGTTCTTCACGATCCACATCCTGCTGGTCCCCGCGGCCATCCTGGGTCTGATCGCGATCCACATGGTGATGCTGGTGCTGCACAAGCACACGCAGTACCCCGGCCCGGGCCGCACCGAGCGCAACGTCGTCGGCTTCCCGGTGTTCCCGGTGTACGCGGCGAAGGCCGGCGGCTTCTTCTTCCTGGTGTTCGGCATCATCACGCTGATCTCGGCCACCACGGCGATCAACTCGATCTGGGTCTACGGGCCGTACGACCCCTCCCCCGTCTCGGCCGGATCGCAGCCCGACTGGTACATGCTCTGGACGGACGGCGGCCTGCGCCTCATCCCGGGCTGGGAGTTCACCGTCTTCGGCTACACGGTGTCGCTGAACATCCTGCTGCCGATGGTGGTCTACGGCGGTCTGCTGGCGTTCCTCGCCCTCTACCCGTTCATCGAGTCGTGGGTGACGGGCGACGACCGCGAGCACCACCTCCTGGATCTGCCGTACAACGCCCCGGTCCGCACCGGCATCGGCGTCGCCTGGATCACCGAGTACCTGATCCTCGCGATGGCCGCCACGAACGACCTCATCGCGGTGAAGCTCCACCTCTCGATCAACGACCTGACGTGGACGTTCCGCATCGCCTTCTTCCTGGCACCGGTGATCGTCTTCTACATCACCAAGCGCCTGTGCCTGGCGATGCAGCGCCAGAAGCGGGACCTCGCCCTGCACGGCGAGGAGACCTCCAAGGTGGTCCGCATGGAGAACGGCGAGATGATCGAGATCCACGAGCCGCTCAACGAGTTCGATCGCTGGGTCCTGGTCCAGCACGACGACTACCGTCCGCTGAAGGCGGGCAAGGGCGTCTCGTCGCTGCGCGCCGCGGCCACCTCGTTCTTCTTCAAGGACCAGCTGGCCCCGGTCACCCCGACCGAGCTCCGGGAGGCCCTCGAGCACGCGGGCCACGAGCGCCACAAGATCGATGAGCTCACCGGCGGCGACTACCGCACTCCGGACGTGCGTTCGCACTGA
- a CDS encoding alkaline shock response membrane anchor protein AmaP, translating into MRSVSGVRNRLLLVLAGIIALFAGLWLAAGRLDLAGRWPGADAVLPHGDSTPAALAEAHHAWILPVACVLAVLAVIVGIWLLVIQVPRRTPTVPLRITAEGSRPLGTLAPSVLERALAEHVEGIPGVLDASVQVSGATSSPWVQASVSTSQDAETAWVVEGARRLLADDVATVLGAAPRHVDLLLTLRSATSSTRTRIDEGPATATGGPGTMRKAAPVPAP; encoded by the coding sequence ATGCGTTCCGTCTCCGGAGTCCGCAACAGGCTCCTGCTCGTCCTTGCGGGCATCATCGCCCTTTTCGCGGGCCTCTGGCTCGCTGCCGGGCGTCTGGATCTGGCCGGGCGCTGGCCGGGTGCCGACGCCGTGCTCCCGCACGGGGATTCCACGCCGGCCGCGCTCGCGGAGGCCCACCACGCGTGGATCCTCCCCGTCGCCTGCGTCCTCGCGGTGCTCGCCGTCATCGTCGGAATCTGGCTGCTCGTGATCCAGGTGCCTCGGAGGACTCCCACCGTCCCGCTGAGGATCACGGCCGAGGGCAGCAGGCCCTTGGGCACCCTCGCACCGTCCGTGCTGGAGCGGGCGCTCGCGGAGCACGTCGAGGGCATCCCCGGCGTTCTCGACGCGTCCGTCCAGGTGAGCGGCGCGACGTCGTCGCCGTGGGTGCAGGCGTCGGTGAGCACGAGCCAGGATGCCGAGACGGCATGGGTCGTCGAAGGCGCGCGCCGGCTGCTCGCCGACGACGTCGCCACCGTGCTCGGCGCAGCGCCTCGTCACGTGGACCTGCTCCTGACCCTGCGCTCGGCGACCTCGTCCACGAGGACCAGGATCGACGAGGGGCCGGCGACCGCCACCGGCGGCCCCGGCACGATGAGGAAGGCCGCCCCCGTCCCCGCTCCCTGA
- a CDS encoding DUF6286 domain-containing protein, producing the protein MMTTPRRLDRRPARTTPVVLLALVLLVLGGLGVWTLGALVIDGAWPASASSAVADLGALRLDSTPVLVTGCVLAVLGLLMVLAAILPGGRSRMHLLEDDVPGSTVISRRDLANRVRARTEEVDGVQGTQVDVGRRTVTVRARTVVDEVGPVESGVRDAAQAAVAELRPDTMPSIRVRMRRID; encoded by the coding sequence ATGATGACGACACCCCGCCGCCTCGACCGTCGGCCCGCCCGCACGACGCCCGTCGTGCTCCTCGCCCTGGTCCTGCTCGTCCTGGGCGGGCTCGGCGTCTGGACTCTCGGCGCTCTCGTGATCGACGGCGCGTGGCCCGCATCGGCATCCTCCGCGGTCGCCGACCTCGGAGCCCTGCGACTCGACTCGACCCCGGTCCTCGTCACCGGCTGCGTGCTCGCGGTCCTGGGCCTGCTCATGGTCCTCGCCGCGATCCTGCCCGGCGGCCGATCGCGCATGCACCTGCTCGAGGACGACGTCCCCGGCAGCACCGTGATCTCCCGCCGTGACCTGGCGAACCGGGTGCGCGCCCGCACCGAGGAGGTCGACGGCGTGCAGGGCACCCAGGTCGACGTCGGCCGGCGCACGGTCACCGTCCGCGCCCGCACCGTCGTCGACGAGGTCGGACCCGTCGAGTCCGGCGTGCGCGACGCCGCGCAGGCGGCCGTCGCCGAGCTCCGCCCCGACACCATGCCGAGCATCCGCGTGCGGATGCGTCGGATCGACTGA
- a CDS encoding Asp23/Gls24 family envelope stress response protein: protein MASVQEATTSGTDLWSQDDHAGDPKSAPGAGSGAAGRPAESRGTTTVPARVVARIAEQAASEVPHIGSSAGGVLGVGARRDFGTRPSVHCDLYGRTAVLRVDVGVAFPAPLHDVLAQLRSHVERTVSTLTGLEVGRMDVEISWLNPETTRRALR, encoded by the coding sequence GTGGCGTCCGTGCAGGAGGCGACCACATCGGGAACGGACCTCTGGTCGCAGGACGATCACGCGGGCGATCCGAAATCCGCTCCCGGCGCGGGCTCCGGCGCCGCCGGACGGCCCGCGGAGTCCCGCGGCACCACCACGGTGCCCGCACGCGTCGTCGCGCGGATCGCGGAGCAGGCCGCGAGCGAGGTCCCGCACATCGGCTCATCGGCCGGGGGAGTGCTGGGCGTCGGCGCCCGCCGTGACTTCGGCACCAGACCCTCCGTCCACTGCGACCTCTACGGCCGCACCGCCGTGCTGCGCGTTGACGTCGGCGTCGCCTTCCCCGCTCCGCTGCACGACGTGCTCGCGCAGCTGCGCTCCCACGTGGAGCGGACGGTGAGCACCCTGACGGGCCTCGAGGTCGGGCGCATGGACGTCGAGATCTCCTGGCTGAATCCCGAGACCACGAGGAGGGCCCTGCGATGA
- a CDS encoding Asp23/Gls24 family envelope stress response protein yields MASNASIPQTGQQRERAVARAQEADEKQQDQQQTAAPRGPLQTDRGVTTVEETVVAKIAGMAAREVPGVYDMGNAMRRAFSAVTDRIPNSQTNVTGGIGVEKGETQAAIDVTVVVEYGASVVEVGNAIRRNVIEQVEKATGLEVIEVNVNVVDVHLPDEDDEQSGGEQRSSDLR; encoded by the coding sequence ATGGCGAGCAACGCATCCATCCCTCAGACCGGCCAGCAGCGCGAGCGGGCCGTCGCACGCGCCCAGGAGGCCGATGAGAAGCAGCAGGACCAGCAGCAGACCGCTGCACCCCGTGGGCCCCTGCAGACGGACCGCGGCGTGACCACCGTCGAGGAGACGGTCGTCGCGAAGATCGCCGGCATGGCCGCCCGCGAGGTCCCCGGCGTCTACGACATGGGCAATGCCATGCGCCGGGCATTCTCGGCCGTCACCGACCGCATCCCGAACTCGCAGACCAATGTCACCGGCGGCATCGGCGTCGAGAAGGGCGAGACCCAGGCCGCGATCGACGTGACCGTCGTCGTGGAGTACGGCGCCTCCGTGGTCGAGGTCGGCAACGCGATCCGTCGCAACGTCATCGAGCAGGTCGAGAAGGCGACCGGACTCGAGGTCATCGAGGTCAACGTCAACGTCGTCGACGTCCACCTCCCGGACGAGGACGACGAGCAGTCCGGCGGCGAGCAGCGCAGCAGCGACCTGCGCTGA
- the ctaF gene encoding aa3-type cytochrome oxidase subunit IV, with protein MRTTALIFWILAAFFLIVGVVYGVWTGGYAPLGIETAGFPALLMATLLAAMIATTLTWASKRFPDRAEENLEAEVSDEAGVQGSFAPYSWWPLWAGIGCGLAFLGVAAGWWILAIGSVFVIVGVVGWVMEFSRGQHAH; from the coding sequence ATGCGCACCACTGCATTGATCTTCTGGATCCTCGCCGCGTTCTTCCTCATCGTCGGCGTGGTCTACGGCGTCTGGACCGGCGGGTACGCCCCGCTCGGCATCGAGACCGCGGGCTTCCCGGCCCTGCTCATGGCGACCCTGCTCGCGGCGATGATCGCCACGACCCTCACCTGGGCCTCCAAGCGGTTCCCGGACCGGGCCGAGGAGAACCTCGAGGCCGAGGTCTCGGACGAGGCCGGCGTGCAGGGCAGCTTCGCCCCGTACAGCTGGTGGCCCCTCTGGGCCGGGATCGGCTGCGGTCTCGCGTTCCTGGGCGTCGCGGCCGGCTGGTGGATCCTCGCGATCGGCTCGGTCTTCGTGATCGTCGGCGTCGTCGGCTGGGTCATGGAGTTCTCCCGCGGCCAGCACGCCCACTGA
- the ctaD gene encoding aa3-type cytochrome oxidase subunit I — protein MSTQVPAAPARATAVHQPVRETSLGRNFVRIITSTDHKVIGLMYLAMAFSFFCIGGVLALMIRAELWEPGLQVVVSKDQYNQLFTMHGTIMLLMFATPLFNGFANYFMPLQIGAVDMAFPRLNMFAFWITLFGSLIVLAGFLTPQGAASFGWFAYAPLSDTTFTPGLGGDLWVFGLGLQGFGTILGSVNFITTVICMRMPGMTMFRMPIFTWNVLITALLVLMAFPPLASALFALGADRKFGAHIFDPENGGAVLWQHLFWFFGHPEVYIIALPFFGIATEIFPVFSRKPVFGYKTLVYATISIAALSVTVWAHHMYTTGAVMLNFFSFMTMLIAVPTGVKFFNWVGTMFRGSLTFETPMLFSLGFLTTFLFGGLTGVILSSPALDFHLSDTYFVVAHFHYVVFGTVAFEMFAGFYFWWPKMFGYKLNEKLGKFHFWMFMIGFHMTFLIQHWLGVEGAPRRYVNYLAEDQFDWMNKLSTVGAFILGASTLPFLLNVVITHVQKKKIEVDDPWGYGASLEWATSCPPPRHNFHSLPRVRSERPAFDLHHPEVGAQSHLLAEEPIKNPRSN, from the coding sequence ATGAGCACCCAGGTCCCCGCCGCGCCGGCGCGCGCGACGGCCGTTCACCAGCCCGTCCGTGAGACGTCTCTGGGCAGGAACTTCGTCCGGATCATCACCTCGACCGATCACAAGGTGATCGGCCTGATGTACCTGGCCATGGCGTTCAGCTTCTTCTGCATCGGCGGCGTGCTGGCCCTGATGATCCGCGCCGAGCTCTGGGAGCCCGGCCTGCAGGTCGTCGTCTCCAAGGACCAGTACAACCAGCTGTTCACGATGCACGGCACGATCATGCTGCTGATGTTCGCGACCCCGCTGTTCAACGGCTTCGCGAACTACTTCATGCCGCTCCAGATCGGCGCCGTCGACATGGCGTTCCCGCGCCTGAACATGTTCGCCTTCTGGATCACCCTGTTCGGCTCGCTCATCGTGCTCGCGGGCTTCCTCACCCCCCAGGGCGCCGCCTCCTTCGGATGGTTCGCCTACGCCCCGCTGTCGGACACGACGTTCACACCGGGACTCGGCGGTGACCTGTGGGTCTTCGGCCTGGGGCTCCAGGGCTTCGGCACCATCCTCGGCTCGGTCAACTTCATCACCACGGTCATCTGCATGCGCATGCCCGGCATGACCATGTTCCGCATGCCGATCTTCACCTGGAACGTGCTGATCACGGCGCTCCTGGTGCTCATGGCCTTCCCGCCGCTGGCCTCCGCGCTGTTCGCCCTCGGCGCCGACAGGAAGTTCGGAGCGCACATCTTCGACCCGGAGAACGGCGGAGCGGTGCTCTGGCAGCACCTGTTCTGGTTCTTCGGGCACCCCGAGGTGTACATCATCGCCCTGCCGTTCTTCGGCATCGCGACCGAGATCTTCCCGGTCTTCAGCCGCAAGCCCGTCTTCGGCTACAAGACCCTCGTCTACGCGACGATCTCCATCGCGGCCCTCTCGGTCACGGTGTGGGCGCACCACATGTACACGACCGGCGCCGTGATGCTGAACTTCTTCAGCTTCATGACCATGCTGATCGCGGTGCCGACGGGCGTGAAGTTCTTCAACTGGGTGGGCACGATGTTCCGAGGGTCGTTGACCTTCGAGACACCGATGCTGTTCTCGCTCGGCTTCCTCACGACCTTCCTCTTCGGCGGTCTGACCGGCGTGATCCTCTCCAGCCCGGCGCTGGACTTCCACCTCTCCGACACCTACTTCGTGGTCGCCCACTTCCACTACGTGGTGTTCGGGACGGTCGCCTTCGAGATGTTCGCGGGCTTCTACTTCTGGTGGCCCAAGATGTTCGGGTACAAGCTGAACGAGAAGCTCGGCAAGTTCCACTTCTGGATGTTCATGATCGGCTTCCACATGACCTTCCTCATCCAGCACTGGCTGGGCGTGGAGGGGGCTCCCCGCCGTTACGTGAACTACCTCGCCGAGGACCAGTTCGACTGGATGAACAAGCTCTCCACCGTGGGCGCCTTCATCCTCGGCGCCTCGACGCTGCCGTTCCTCCTGAACGTCGTCATCACGCACGTCCAGAAGAAGAAGATCGAGGTGGACGACCCCTGGGGCTACGGCGCCTCGCTCGAGTGGGCGACCTCGTGCCCGCCCCCGCGCCACAACTTCCACTCGCTGCCGCGCGTGCGCTCCGAGCGACCCGCCTTCGATCTGCACCACCCGGAGGTCGGCGCCCAGTCGCATCTGCTCGCGGAAGAGCCGATCAAGAACCCGAGGAGCAACTGA
- the ctaC gene encoding aa3-type cytochrome oxidase subunit II, giving the protein MIPQATQRRRRLRRVAAVLAPAMLALSGCTAEQKRGFLPGADDGVQITDKTERITQLWTGSWTALVLVGLVVWGLAIWSAIAYRRRKDDTGFPVQLRYHMPIEMIFTLVPVVMIMTLFYFTQRDVGEIEDTSAKPDVTVNVVAKQWSWDFNYVDADVHEDAGVQSFETGTPGAAESLPVLYLPVNQTVRFDLDSRDVVHSFWIPDFLYKKDMFPGHTNTFQVTPTREGTYAGKCAELCGEYHSDMLFNVKVVSQEEYDQHMKDLRDKGNTGQLSVDLSRNLEDWNMREKDDAANGRTGDEVQK; this is encoded by the coding sequence GTGATCCCCCAGGCCACACAACGCCGCCGGCGCCTGCGCCGCGTGGCGGCCGTACTCGCGCCGGCGATGCTCGCGCTGTCCGGCTGCACCGCGGAGCAGAAGCGCGGCTTCCTCCCCGGTGCCGACGACGGCGTCCAGATCACCGACAAGACCGAGCGCATCACCCAGCTGTGGACCGGTTCCTGGACCGCTCTCGTGCTCGTCGGTCTGGTCGTGTGGGGCCTGGCGATCTGGAGCGCGATCGCGTACCGGCGTCGCAAGGACGACACGGGCTTCCCCGTGCAGCTGCGCTACCACATGCCGATCGAGATGATCTTCACCCTCGTCCCGGTCGTCATGATCATGACGCTGTTCTACTTCACCCAGCGCGACGTGGGCGAGATCGAGGACACCTCGGCGAAGCCCGACGTCACGGTGAACGTGGTCGCCAAGCAGTGGAGCTGGGACTTCAACTACGTGGACGCCGACGTCCACGAGGACGCGGGGGTGCAGTCCTTCGAGACCGGCACTCCGGGCGCCGCGGAGTCGCTGCCCGTGCTCTACCTGCCGGTGAACCAGACCGTGCGCTTCGACCTGGACTCGCGCGACGTCGTGCACTCGTTCTGGATCCCGGACTTCCTCTACAAGAAGGACATGTTCCCGGGGCACACCAACACGTTCCAGGTGACCCCCACGCGTGAGGGCACCTACGCCGGCAAGTGCGCCGAGCTCTGCGGCGAGTACCACTCGGACATGCTCTTCAACGTGAAGGTCGTCTCCCAGGAGGAGTACGACCAGCACATGAAGGACCTGCGCGACAAGGGCAACACCGGTCAGCTCTCCGTGGACCTCTCGAGGAACCTCGAGGACTGGAACATGCGCGAGAAGGACGACGCGGCCAACGGCCGCACGGGAGATGAGGTCCAGAAATGA
- the erpA gene encoding iron-sulfur cluster insertion protein ErpA translates to MTTTIDTEAPAHGVTLTGEAAAKVTSLLEQEGRDDLRLRIAVQPGGCSGLIYQLYFDERLMDGDSTVGFDGVEVVVDRMSSPYLAGATIDFADTIEKQGFTIDNPNAGSSCACGDSFS, encoded by the coding sequence ATGACCACCACCATCGACACCGAGGCCCCCGCGCACGGCGTGACGCTCACCGGCGAGGCCGCGGCGAAGGTCACGTCCCTGCTCGAGCAGGAGGGGCGCGACGACCTGCGACTGCGCATCGCGGTGCAGCCGGGCGGATGCTCCGGCCTGATCTACCAGCTCTACTTCGACGAGCGGCTGATGGACGGTGACTCGACCGTCGGCTTCGACGGCGTCGAGGTCGTCGTCGACCGCATGAGCTCGCCGTACCTCGCGGGAGCGACGATCGACTTCGCCGACACGATCGAGAAGCAGGGCTTCACGATCGACAACCCCAACGCGGGCAGCTCGTGCGCCTGCGGGGACTCCTTCAGCTGA